From Stigmatopora nigra isolate UIUO_SnigA chromosome 5, RoL_Snig_1.1, whole genome shotgun sequence, a single genomic window includes:
- the vcam1b gene encoding vascular cell adhesion protein 1b isoform X1 gives MLGLVCVILSVALLCHVGALRVDVSPTRALFELGRRGQLSCSVDECAVPPTIRWTPPDDRPLRGHVQMLDRVSLLTLDPVEREHEGPLVCQVACGAERKSAKTSVGVYALPSDPAVAGDDHPVREGEEATLTCTVRDVYPAEMSTLDWLRGGRVLSGIVGEAGATFLRANFSWAPRREESGQNLTCRATLRLPGLAAERLVRESRRVQIGVMAPPANTTLWLLPGQEVVEGGHVTFTCRSDANPPPRLTISREGTVLASSDSAFSLSHSLVAQRPDSAHYRCDAANALGRQHAERQVVVAAHPLRVEVRPQVAPASVSSQALLTCTIWGCPTSAAFAWTRTEAEGGVPVTDGVRVAASESHLLLRDLRPRDRGRYECRVTCQNVTRTDGATVVLYSLPSDPVVRAEDGGAVPAGRQIRIRCHVRDVFPTERLRLSWSSGNVSLPVRTFSPSPSPRNVSAVLRYRARPGGEPLNCEARLLTESGAVWRSRKSSLLLEVHYPPRNTRLSASPAPEVAEGRRVTLTCRSDGAPLPTLVLRREGAELRRSAAVSWLSYSLTAARLRDSAHYLCNASNELGWQEVTSRMLVTAPPRNTTVLVLPSRKVRAGQNVTVRCQSLGSPPPEFLLTRTSDGTELPSADGVFRLVGVTARHSGLYRVNASNALGYQLHNFRLSVAESDAATPPSISAAAVVGSLALVGAAIVLSECLRRSKKKGFYQLAPTAPTAPEHHAMSASAT, from the exons ATGCTTGGTCTTGTCTGCGTCATTCTCTCag TTGCGCTGTTGTGCCACGTGGGTGCCCTCCGAGTGGACGTGTCTCCCACCCGAGCCCTTTTTGAACTGGGTCGGCGTGGGCAGCTCTCCTGCTCGGTGGACGAGTGTGCCGTCCCGCCGACCATCCGCTGGACGCCGCCGGACGACCGGCCTCTGCGGGGCCATGTCCAAATGCTGGACCGGGTGTCCCTGCTGACCTTGGACCCCGTGGAGAGGGAACACGAGGGCCCACTGGTGTGCCAGGTGGCCTGCGGCGCCGAGCGCAAGAGCGCTAAGACCAGCGTCGGCGTCTACG CCCTCCCGTCGGACCCGGCGGTGGCGGGCGACGACCACCCGGTCCGCGAGGGGGAGGAGGCCACGCTGACGTGCACCGTCCGGGACGTCTACCCCGCCGAGATGTCCACGTTGGATTGGCTGAGGGGCGGCCGCGTGCTGAGCGGCATCGTGGGGGAGGCGGGGGCCACCTTCCTCCGGGCCAATTTCAGCTGGGCGCCCCGCCGGGAGGAGTCTGGACAAAACCTGACCTGCAGGGCCACCTTGAGACTGCCGGGACTGGCGGCCGAACGCCTCGTCCGAGAGAGCCGCCGGGTCCAGATTGGCGTGATGG CCCCGCCCGCCAACACCACGCTGTGGCTCCTGCCGGGTCAAGAGGTGGTGGAAGGCGGTCACGTCACCTTCACCTGCCGCTCGGACGCAAACCCGCCCCCCAGACTGACGATAAGTCGGGAGGGAACGGTGCTCGCCAGCTCTGACTCCGCCTTCTCCCTGAGCCATAGCCTGGTGGCGCAAAGGCCAGACTCCGCCCACTACCGTTGTGACGCCGCCAACGCTTTGGGGCGTCAACACGCCGAGCGACAAGTGGTGGTGGCTG CTCATCCTCTGCGGGTGGAGGTGCGTCCGCAGGTGGCGCCGGCGAGCGTGTCCTCCCAAGCCCTCCTCACCTGCACCATTTGGGGTTGTCCCACGTCGGCGGCGTTCGCCTGGACCAGGACGGAAGCCGAGGGCGGCGTCCCGGTGACGGACGGGGTCCGCGTGGCCGCCTCGGAATCCCACCTCCTCCTGCGGGATTTAAGACCGCGGGACCGGGGGAGGTACGAGTGCCGGGTCACCTGCCAGAACGTCACCAGGACCGACGGTGCGACCGTTGTCCTTTACT CCCTCCCGTCGGATCCGGTCGTGCGGGCCGAGGACGGCGGGGCGGTGCCCGCGGGGCGCCAGATCCGCATCCGCTGCCACGTGCGGGACGTCTTCCCGACCGAGCGACTGCGCCTCTCCTGGTCCTCCGGGAACGTCAGCCTGCCGGTCCGGACCTTCTCGCCGTCTCCGTCGCCGCGGAACGTCTCGGCCGTCCTGCGCTACCGCGCCCGGCCCGGAGGGGAGCCGCTGAACTGCGAGGCCCGACTCCTGACGGAAAGCGGCGCCGTCTGGCGTTCCAGGAAGTCCAGCCTTCTCCTGGAGGTCCact ACCCCCCCAGGAACACGCGTCTCTCGGCGAGTCCGGCGCCGGAGGTGGCCGAGGGGCGGCGGGTGACGCTCACCTGCCGTTCGGACGGGGCTCCGCTGCCCACCTTGGTGCTGAGGAGGGAGGGGGCGGAGCTCCGGCGCTCGGCCGCCGTCTCCTGGCTTTCCTACAGTCTGACGGCGGCGCGACTGCGGGACTCCGCCCACTACCTGTGCAACGCCTCCAATGAGCTGGGGTGGCAAGAGGTCACGAGCCGGATGTTGGTCACAG CTCCACCCAGAAACACCACAGTGCTAGTCTTACCGTCGCGGAAGGTGCGGGCCGGCCAGAACGTGACGGTGCGCTGCCAATCGCTGGGCTCTCCGCCGCCAGAATTCCTCCTCACGCGCACATCCGACGGGACGGAGCTCCCGTCCGCCGACGGCGTCTTCCGATTGGTCGGCGTGACGGCCCGCCATTCGGGCCTCTACCGGGTCAACGCCAGCAACGCCCTGGGCTACCAGCTCCACAATTTCCGCCTGAGCGTGGCAG AATCCGACGCAGCGACGCCGCCCTCCATCTCGGCGGCGGCCGTGGTGGGCTCGCTGGCGTTGGTCGGTGCCGCCATCGTGCTCTCGGAGTGCCTGAGAAGGTCCAAAAAGAAAGGTTTTTACCAGCTGGCGCCGACGGCGCCGACGGCACCCGAACACCACGCCATGAGCGCTAGCGCCACCTGA
- the vcam1b gene encoding vascular cell adhesion protein 1b isoform X2, with product MLGLVCVILSVALLCHVGALRVDVSPTRALFELGRRGQLSCSVDECAVPPTIRWTPPDDRPLRGHVQMLDRVSLLTLDPVEREHEGPLVCQVACGAERKSAKTSVGVYALPSDPAVAGDDHPVREGEEATLTCTVRDVYPAEMSTLDWLRGGRVLSGIVGEAGATFLRANFSWAPRREESGQNLTCRATLRLPGLAAERLVRESRRVQIGVMAPPANTTLWLLPGQEVVEGGHVTFTCRSDANPPPRLTISREGTVLASSDSAFSLSHSLVAQRPDSAHYRCDAANALGRQHAERQVVVAAHPLRVEVRPQVAPASVSSQALLTCTIWGCPTSAAFAWTRTEAEGGVPVTDGVRVAASESHLLLRDLRPRDRGRYECRVTCQNVTRTDGATVVLYSLPSDPVVRAEDGGAVPAGRQIRIRCHVRDVFPTERLRLSWSSGNVSLPVRTFSPSPSPRNVSAVLRYRARPGGEPLNCEARLLTESGAVWRSRKSSLLLEVHYPPRNTRLSASPAPEVAEGRRVTLTCRSDGAPLPTLVLRREGAELRRSAAVSWLSYSLTAARLRDSAHYLCNASNELGWQEVTSRMLVTVRR from the exons ATGCTTGGTCTTGTCTGCGTCATTCTCTCag TTGCGCTGTTGTGCCACGTGGGTGCCCTCCGAGTGGACGTGTCTCCCACCCGAGCCCTTTTTGAACTGGGTCGGCGTGGGCAGCTCTCCTGCTCGGTGGACGAGTGTGCCGTCCCGCCGACCATCCGCTGGACGCCGCCGGACGACCGGCCTCTGCGGGGCCATGTCCAAATGCTGGACCGGGTGTCCCTGCTGACCTTGGACCCCGTGGAGAGGGAACACGAGGGCCCACTGGTGTGCCAGGTGGCCTGCGGCGCCGAGCGCAAGAGCGCTAAGACCAGCGTCGGCGTCTACG CCCTCCCGTCGGACCCGGCGGTGGCGGGCGACGACCACCCGGTCCGCGAGGGGGAGGAGGCCACGCTGACGTGCACCGTCCGGGACGTCTACCCCGCCGAGATGTCCACGTTGGATTGGCTGAGGGGCGGCCGCGTGCTGAGCGGCATCGTGGGGGAGGCGGGGGCCACCTTCCTCCGGGCCAATTTCAGCTGGGCGCCCCGCCGGGAGGAGTCTGGACAAAACCTGACCTGCAGGGCCACCTTGAGACTGCCGGGACTGGCGGCCGAACGCCTCGTCCGAGAGAGCCGCCGGGTCCAGATTGGCGTGATGG CCCCGCCCGCCAACACCACGCTGTGGCTCCTGCCGGGTCAAGAGGTGGTGGAAGGCGGTCACGTCACCTTCACCTGCCGCTCGGACGCAAACCCGCCCCCCAGACTGACGATAAGTCGGGAGGGAACGGTGCTCGCCAGCTCTGACTCCGCCTTCTCCCTGAGCCATAGCCTGGTGGCGCAAAGGCCAGACTCCGCCCACTACCGTTGTGACGCCGCCAACGCTTTGGGGCGTCAACACGCCGAGCGACAAGTGGTGGTGGCTG CTCATCCTCTGCGGGTGGAGGTGCGTCCGCAGGTGGCGCCGGCGAGCGTGTCCTCCCAAGCCCTCCTCACCTGCACCATTTGGGGTTGTCCCACGTCGGCGGCGTTCGCCTGGACCAGGACGGAAGCCGAGGGCGGCGTCCCGGTGACGGACGGGGTCCGCGTGGCCGCCTCGGAATCCCACCTCCTCCTGCGGGATTTAAGACCGCGGGACCGGGGGAGGTACGAGTGCCGGGTCACCTGCCAGAACGTCACCAGGACCGACGGTGCGACCGTTGTCCTTTACT CCCTCCCGTCGGATCCGGTCGTGCGGGCCGAGGACGGCGGGGCGGTGCCCGCGGGGCGCCAGATCCGCATCCGCTGCCACGTGCGGGACGTCTTCCCGACCGAGCGACTGCGCCTCTCCTGGTCCTCCGGGAACGTCAGCCTGCCGGTCCGGACCTTCTCGCCGTCTCCGTCGCCGCGGAACGTCTCGGCCGTCCTGCGCTACCGCGCCCGGCCCGGAGGGGAGCCGCTGAACTGCGAGGCCCGACTCCTGACGGAAAGCGGCGCCGTCTGGCGTTCCAGGAAGTCCAGCCTTCTCCTGGAGGTCCact ACCCCCCCAGGAACACGCGTCTCTCGGCGAGTCCGGCGCCGGAGGTGGCCGAGGGGCGGCGGGTGACGCTCACCTGCCGTTCGGACGGGGCTCCGCTGCCCACCTTGGTGCTGAGGAGGGAGGGGGCGGAGCTCCGGCGCTCGGCCGCCGTCTCCTGGCTTTCCTACAGTCTGACGGCGGCGCGACTGCGGGACTCCGCCCACTACCTGTGCAACGCCTCCAATGAGCTGGGGTGGCAAGAGGTCACGAGCCGGATGTTGGTCACAG TACGTCGTTGA
- the ctns gene encoding cystinosin isoform X1: MWKDPLASVGEKRTSSKGGHLRRVSLLTKDAEMEEWSRDKMWLSRVLLLWQLANIAAESRVSLSGPVEVTIQEKSIANVVITSSGALEQPLVIHLNITYSSKANFSEIIDLPEQVTLLPRATSLSFSAKARAAGQVTTYLLSNATEGGGPASRLHFLVVRSDALEVLSQTVGWIYFLAWSVSFYPQVWENWCRKSVVGLNFDFLALNLTGFLAYSVFNVGLFWVSSIKEEYLRRHPSGINPVKANDVFFSLHALLLCVVYVGQAAVYERGGQKVSWTARLLLLIGWSFASVTLLLAILKHIDWLDYLYYFSYIKLAVTLVKYVPQAFMNYQRKSTEGWSIGTVLLDFIGGLLSIAQMILDSYNNDEWQLIFGDPTKFGLGLFSVCFDVLFVVQHYCLYRSPYRQIGQCR; the protein is encoded by the exons ATGTGGAAGGATCCACTGGCatctgtgggggaaaaaagaacaaGTTCGAAGGGAGGTCATCTGAGACGCGTCTCATTATTGACCAAAGACGCTGAAATGGAAGAATGGTCGCG TGACAAGATGTGGCTCTCCCGGGTGCTGCTGTTGTGGCAGCTGGCCAACATAGCAG CGGAGTCGCGGGTGTCTCTTTCTGGCCCGGTGGAGGTGACCATTCAAGAAAAGTCCATTGCCAACGTTGTCATCACCTCCAG CGGGGCCCTGGAACAGCCGCTGGTGATCCACCTGAACATCACCTACAGCTCCAAGGCCAACTTCTCGGAGATCATCGATTTGCCCGAGCAG GTGACGCTGCTCCCCCGTGCCACGTCGCTGAGCTTTTCGGCCAAGGCCCGCGCCGCCGGACAGGTGACGACGTACCTGCTGAGCAACGCCACGGAAGGCGGCGG ACCGGCGTCCCGTCTCCATTTCCTGGTGGTCCGCAGCGACGCGTTGGAGGTGCTGAGCCAGACGGTGGGGTGGATCTACTTCCTGGCCTGGTCCGTGTCCTTCTACCCACAAGTGTGGGAAAACTGGTGTCGCAAAAG CGTGGTGGGCCTCAACTTTGACTTCCTGGCGCTCAACCTGACCGGCTTCCTGGCCTACAGCGTCTTCAATGTGGGACTCTTCTGGGTGAGCAGTATCAAG GAGGAGTACCTGCGGCGCCACCCCAGCGGCATCAACCCCGTCAAGGCCAACGACGTCTTTTTCAGCCTGCACGCTCTCCTGCTCTGCGTGGTTTACGTGGGGCAGGCTGCCGTCTACGAG AGGGGCGGTCAGAAGGTGTCGTGGACGGCCCGCCTCCTGCTCCTGATTGGGTGGTCCTTTGCCAGCGTCACCTTGTTGTTGGCCATCTTGAAACATATCGACTGGTTGGACTACCTCTACTACTTCTCCTACATCAAACTGGCCGTCACGCTGGTCAAATACGTGCCTCAG GCCTTCATGAACTACCAGCGCAAGAGCACGGAGGGGTGGAGCATCGGAACCGTGTTGCTGGACTTCATCGGCGGCCTGCTCAGCATCGCGCAGATGATCTTGGATTCCTACAACAACG acgAGTGGCAGCTGATCTTCGGCGACCCCACCAAATTCGGCTTGGGTCTCTTCTCGGTTTGCTTCGACGTGCTCTTTGTGGTTCAGCATTACTGCCTGTACCGCTCGCCTTACCGTCAGATCGGGCAGTGCCGATGA
- the ctns gene encoding cystinosin isoform X2 has product MWKDPLASVGEKRTSSKGGHLRRVSLLTKDAEMEEWSRDKMWLSRVLLLWQLANIAAESRVSLSGPVEVTIQEKSIANVVITSSGALEQPLVIHLNITYSSKANFSEIIDLPEQVTLLPRATSLSFSAKARAAGQVTTYLLSNATEGGGDALEVLSQTVGWIYFLAWSVSFYPQVWENWCRKSVVGLNFDFLALNLTGFLAYSVFNVGLFWVSSIKEEYLRRHPSGINPVKANDVFFSLHALLLCVVYVGQAAVYERGGQKVSWTARLLLLIGWSFASVTLLLAILKHIDWLDYLYYFSYIKLAVTLVKYVPQAFMNYQRKSTEGWSIGTVLLDFIGGLLSIAQMILDSYNNDEWQLIFGDPTKFGLGLFSVCFDVLFVVQHYCLYRSPYRQIGQCR; this is encoded by the exons ATGTGGAAGGATCCACTGGCatctgtgggggaaaaaagaacaaGTTCGAAGGGAGGTCATCTGAGACGCGTCTCATTATTGACCAAAGACGCTGAAATGGAAGAATGGTCGCG TGACAAGATGTGGCTCTCCCGGGTGCTGCTGTTGTGGCAGCTGGCCAACATAGCAG CGGAGTCGCGGGTGTCTCTTTCTGGCCCGGTGGAGGTGACCATTCAAGAAAAGTCCATTGCCAACGTTGTCATCACCTCCAG CGGGGCCCTGGAACAGCCGCTGGTGATCCACCTGAACATCACCTACAGCTCCAAGGCCAACTTCTCGGAGATCATCGATTTGCCCGAGCAG GTGACGCTGCTCCCCCGTGCCACGTCGCTGAGCTTTTCGGCCAAGGCCCGCGCCGCCGGACAGGTGACGACGTACCTGCTGAGCAACGCCACGGAAGGCGGCGG CGACGCGTTGGAGGTGCTGAGCCAGACGGTGGGGTGGATCTACTTCCTGGCCTGGTCCGTGTCCTTCTACCCACAAGTGTGGGAAAACTGGTGTCGCAAAAG CGTGGTGGGCCTCAACTTTGACTTCCTGGCGCTCAACCTGACCGGCTTCCTGGCCTACAGCGTCTTCAATGTGGGACTCTTCTGGGTGAGCAGTATCAAG GAGGAGTACCTGCGGCGCCACCCCAGCGGCATCAACCCCGTCAAGGCCAACGACGTCTTTTTCAGCCTGCACGCTCTCCTGCTCTGCGTGGTTTACGTGGGGCAGGCTGCCGTCTACGAG AGGGGCGGTCAGAAGGTGTCGTGGACGGCCCGCCTCCTGCTCCTGATTGGGTGGTCCTTTGCCAGCGTCACCTTGTTGTTGGCCATCTTGAAACATATCGACTGGTTGGACTACCTCTACTACTTCTCCTACATCAAACTGGCCGTCACGCTGGTCAAATACGTGCCTCAG GCCTTCATGAACTACCAGCGCAAGAGCACGGAGGGGTGGAGCATCGGAACCGTGTTGCTGGACTTCATCGGCGGCCTGCTCAGCATCGCGCAGATGATCTTGGATTCCTACAACAACG acgAGTGGCAGCTGATCTTCGGCGACCCCACCAAATTCGGCTTGGGTCTCTTCTCGGTTTGCTTCGACGTGCTCTTTGTGGTTCAGCATTACTGCCTGTACCGCTCGCCTTACCGTCAGATCGGGCAGTGCCGATGA
- the ctns gene encoding cystinosin isoform X3 produces MWLSRVLLLWQLANIAAESRVSLSGPVEVTIQEKSIANVVITSSGALEQPLVIHLNITYSSKANFSEIIDLPEQVTLLPRATSLSFSAKARAAGQVTTYLLSNATEGGGPASRLHFLVVRSDALEVLSQTVGWIYFLAWSVSFYPQVWENWCRKSVVGLNFDFLALNLTGFLAYSVFNVGLFWVSSIKEEYLRRHPSGINPVKANDVFFSLHALLLCVVYVGQAAVYERGGQKVSWTARLLLLIGWSFASVTLLLAILKHIDWLDYLYYFSYIKLAVTLVKYVPQAFMNYQRKSTEGWSIGTVLLDFIGGLLSIAQMILDSYNNDEWQLIFGDPTKFGLGLFSVCFDVLFVVQHYCLYRSPYRQIGQCR; encoded by the exons ATGTGGCTCTCCCGGGTGCTGCTGTTGTGGCAGCTGGCCAACATAGCAG CGGAGTCGCGGGTGTCTCTTTCTGGCCCGGTGGAGGTGACCATTCAAGAAAAGTCCATTGCCAACGTTGTCATCACCTCCAG CGGGGCCCTGGAACAGCCGCTGGTGATCCACCTGAACATCACCTACAGCTCCAAGGCCAACTTCTCGGAGATCATCGATTTGCCCGAGCAG GTGACGCTGCTCCCCCGTGCCACGTCGCTGAGCTTTTCGGCCAAGGCCCGCGCCGCCGGACAGGTGACGACGTACCTGCTGAGCAACGCCACGGAAGGCGGCGG ACCGGCGTCCCGTCTCCATTTCCTGGTGGTCCGCAGCGACGCGTTGGAGGTGCTGAGCCAGACGGTGGGGTGGATCTACTTCCTGGCCTGGTCCGTGTCCTTCTACCCACAAGTGTGGGAAAACTGGTGTCGCAAAAG CGTGGTGGGCCTCAACTTTGACTTCCTGGCGCTCAACCTGACCGGCTTCCTGGCCTACAGCGTCTTCAATGTGGGACTCTTCTGGGTGAGCAGTATCAAG GAGGAGTACCTGCGGCGCCACCCCAGCGGCATCAACCCCGTCAAGGCCAACGACGTCTTTTTCAGCCTGCACGCTCTCCTGCTCTGCGTGGTTTACGTGGGGCAGGCTGCCGTCTACGAG AGGGGCGGTCAGAAGGTGTCGTGGACGGCCCGCCTCCTGCTCCTGATTGGGTGGTCCTTTGCCAGCGTCACCTTGTTGTTGGCCATCTTGAAACATATCGACTGGTTGGACTACCTCTACTACTTCTCCTACATCAAACTGGCCGTCACGCTGGTCAAATACGTGCCTCAG GCCTTCATGAACTACCAGCGCAAGAGCACGGAGGGGTGGAGCATCGGAACCGTGTTGCTGGACTTCATCGGCGGCCTGCTCAGCATCGCGCAGATGATCTTGGATTCCTACAACAACG acgAGTGGCAGCTGATCTTCGGCGACCCCACCAAATTCGGCTTGGGTCTCTTCTCGGTTTGCTTCGACGTGCTCTTTGTGGTTCAGCATTACTGCCTGTACCGCTCGCCTTACCGTCAGATCGGGCAGTGCCGATGA
- the mrpl55 gene encoding large ribosomal subunit protein mL55 produces the protein MSLINNTGRLLSRFFWRQTVSNRLNSNKTSVVRCSRQKYERLYPVLMLRPDGSTVNIRYKEPRRILVMPVDPSTLSEEERRRRQKKREVKKTVKEATVHYDDDFKVDKYRQFWNKNK, from the exons ATGTCGCTAATAAACAATACAGGACGCTTACTTTCCCG gtttttcTGGAGGCAGACAGTGTCCAATCGCCTCAACTCCAACAAGACGTCGGTGGTGCGCTGCAGTCGGCAGAAATACGAACGCCTATACCCGGTTTTAATGTTGAGACCCGACGGCTCCACCGTCAACATCCGCTACAAAGAACCCCGGCGCATCCTCGTG atGCCAGTGGATCCTTCCACATTGTCGGAGGAGGAGCGTCGACGTCGTCAGAAAAAGCGTGAAGTCAAGAAGACGGTGAAGGAGGCCACGGTCCACTATGACGACGACTTCAAGGTGGACAAGTACAGACAATTCTGGAACAAGAACAAATAA